A stretch of Vairimorpha necatrix chromosome 2, complete sequence DNA encodes these proteins:
- a CDS encoding ribonuclease P protein subunit p30-like: MFYDMSISSKYNKNDLVFLEDSDYSGFCFTYSISQNDISKFTRPSPPSLPSKKSFIKLSVNLLTHSYNTKSLFSKCDVLCLTVPDFETPVDENMCDVILLDMTKPLKFRNINPNIFYEVDILSALYDKRDRMMWLYNFRELIRVTKCRNIIVGSAATRSTEVKSPLDIMKMLLVVDIGEDKARQILRNNEKCLEKCAERRFMKNECVFDDIPEGALKEEFLINKFKQN, from the coding sequence ATGTTTTATGATATGTCTATTAGTAGTAAATACAATAAGAATGACTTAGTCTTCTTAGAAGATTCTGATTATTCTGGTTTCTGTTTTACTTATTCTATTTCTCAAAATGacatttctaaatttactAGACCTTCTCCTCCTTCTCTCCCCTCCAAGAAGTCTTTCATTAAGTTGTCTGTCAATCTTCTTACTCATTCTTACAATACTAAGTCTCTCTTCTCTAAATGTGATGTCCTCTGTCTCACTGTCCCCGACTTTGAGACTCCTGTAGACGAGAATATGTGTGATGTCATTTTACTGGACATGACCAAGCCTCTTAAGTTCAGGAATATTAATCCTAATATCTTCTATGAAGTTGATATACTCAGTGCTCTGTATGATAAGAGAGATAGAATGATGTGGTTATATAATTTCAGGGAACTAATACGAGTGACTAAGTGTAGAAATATAATAGTAGGCAGTGCGGCGACAAGGAGTACAGAAGTGAAGAGTCCTCTTGATATTATGAAGATGTTACTAGTGGTGGATATCGGGGAAGATAAAGCCAGGCAGATCTTGAGGAATAATGAGAAATGTCTAGAGAAATGTGCAGAGAGAagatttatgaaaaatgaGTGTGTATTTGATGACATACCAGAGGGAGCTCTAAAAGAGGAATTTTTAATcaacaaatttaaacaaaattag
- a CDS encoding putative SP-containing protein: MLFFLLYISNILTQNNCYTHGSSTNNASSYSGGNDGPLVIYLKDGSVYEFDKANIVKVTDGRNGFVLHLDDGSRLNVSDNNVSVRPSPNQDYSVNNVQKVREQGDNLILDLKNGDTMLVNSPAGYVDNGNGSVDIKTNENTELTTEPNNEKGNVEDDGEDEEDEDDDDSSSSSALTSVYATFLIGFVSLCMAM; the protein is encoded by the coding sequence ATGTTATTCTTCCTATTATACATTTCTAATATTCTAACACAAAACAATTGTTATACTCACGGTAGCTCAACCAATAATGCAAGTTCTTACAGTGGCGGAAATGATGGTCCACTTGTAATATACTTAAAAGATGGTAGTGTATATGAATTTGATAAAGCTAATATTGTGAAAGTCACAGATGGTAGAAATGGGTTTGTACTACATTTAGATGACGGGTCTAGGCTTAATGTATCAGACAATAATGTGTCTGTAAGACCTTCTCCAAATCAGGATTATAGTGTTAATAACGTACAGAAGGTTAGAGAGCAAGGAGATAACTTAATCTTAGATCTTAAGAATGGAGATACTATGTTAGTAAACTCTCCTGCTGGGTATGTTGATAATGGGAATGGGAGTGTAGATATAAAGACAAATGAGAATACAGAACTTACTACAGAGCCTAATAATGAGAAAGGGAATGTAGAAGACGACGGGGAAGATGAGGAGGATGAAGATGACGATGATAGTTCGTCTAGTAGTGCGTTGACAAGTGTGTATGCTACCTTTTTGATTGGGTTTGTAAGTTTGTGTATGGCTATGTAA